One stretch of Muribaculum intestinale DNA includes these proteins:
- a CDS encoding BACON domain-containing protein, giving the protein MNMYRNFKALLMCGVILLSGSSLLVSCDDDKEPEAYIEASQTIFNLDAEGLDADGKRPTFELGCNRDWSVRICPDWVKLNYTSGCRGRVVMHLTAEPNTTDQNRRGCIELAAVGGKPELLYVNQTRLEGDVSASVSNFNVNMIGNLPNGGNPTFNVTSTYAWSIESSDWISAQPPSGQAGTTAVTLHVGINDTRATRSGRVTVTIGDKRVDITITQDAKGFTVPVDAIDIDIDGTATSAGQPLVAPVTALEAWSVTEKPEWLTVTPDNGQPGTTNITLNVQPNSGDPRAGNIVLTSEHGAIFTLMVLQAGNLPFDNRQVGYSYFWEPFDWCHDAAEERRKTDPSFANNMDQMNLINGSGAKNLNIYDGDGLKYAPYFYAEQGGKWEVVKEYTSDKRDWVFILDGYLRMGASSNTVGLKTGVPLDIENGHCANVELSFKGCKNGTDNIVLVVEIEGPGEIVGGQTAKLGPEFKVPNQDKTKKWKWENLSLTVNKVTSDTRFIIRPTVMDDKDKNPAAKYNRRWLIDEVSIKRVAN; this is encoded by the coding sequence ATGAATATGTATCGCAATTTCAAGGCGCTGCTCATGTGTGGCGTCATATTATTGAGCGGGAGTAGCCTGCTTGTTTCGTGCGACGATGATAAGGAGCCTGAGGCTTATATCGAGGCATCGCAGACTATATTTAATCTTGATGCCGAGGGTCTTGATGCAGACGGCAAGCGTCCTACATTTGAGCTAGGTTGCAATCGGGACTGGAGCGTGCGCATATGTCCCGACTGGGTTAAGCTCAACTATACCTCAGGCTGTCGTGGACGGGTAGTGATGCACCTTACTGCCGAGCCCAACACTACCGACCAAAATCGTCGCGGTTGCATCGAACTTGCTGCAGTAGGAGGAAAACCGGAATTGCTTTATGTGAACCAAACTCGTCTTGAGGGAGATGTGTCGGCATCTGTCTCCAACTTTAATGTTAATATGATTGGCAATCTGCCAAATGGTGGTAATCCGACTTTCAATGTCACCTCAACCTATGCATGGTCGATTGAGTCTAGCGACTGGATTTCAGCTCAGCCTCCAAGTGGGCAGGCCGGTACTACGGCTGTGACTCTCCATGTTGGCATCAACGATACCCGTGCCACACGCAGCGGGCGTGTCACCGTGACAATCGGCGACAAGAGAGTCGATATAACAATCACACAGGACGCCAAAGGTTTCACAGTGCCTGTAGATGCCATCGACATAGACATCGACGGTACAGCTACTTCTGCCGGACAACCTCTCGTGGCTCCCGTCACGGCTCTCGAGGCATGGTCTGTAACCGAGAAGCCGGAGTGGCTTACTGTAACTCCCGACAACGGGCAGCCGGGTACCACAAATATCACGCTCAACGTGCAGCCCAACAGCGGAGATCCGCGTGCGGGGAATATTGTGCTGACTTCGGAGCATGGAGCCATATTTACTCTTATGGTGTTGCAGGCCGGGAATCTTCCGTTTGACAACCGTCAGGTAGGCTACAGTTATTTCTGGGAACCGTTCGACTGGTGTCATGATGCTGCCGAGGAGCGCCGTAAGACTGACCCCTCTTTTGCCAACAATATGGATCAGATGAATCTTATCAATGGTTCGGGAGCCAAGAATCTGAATATATATGATGGCGACGGATTAAAATACGCACCATATTTTTATGCTGAGCAGGGTGGTAAATGGGAGGTCGTAAAAGAATATACATCCGATAAGCGCGACTGGGTATTTATTCTTGACGGATACCTGCGTATGGGTGCTTCCAGCAACACGGTAGGCCTAAAGACCGGTGTGCCTCTTGATATTGAGAATGGTCATTGTGCGAATGTGGAATTATCGTTCAAAGGTTGCAAGAACGGCACTGATAATATTGTTCTTGTTGTTGAAATCGAGGGTCCCGGTGAGATTGTTGGCGGCCAGACTGCAAAACTCGGACCTGAGTTCAAAGTGCCTAATCAAGACAAAACAAAGAAGTGGAAATGGGAAAATCTTTCTTTAACAGTCAACAAGGTTACCTCCGATACCCGCTTTATCATCCGACCCACCGTGATGGACGACAAGGACAAGAATCCAGCTGCAAAATACAATCGTCGTTGGCTTATTGATGAGGTAAGCATCAAGCGTGTGGCTAACTAA
- a CDS encoding RagB/SusD family nutrient uptake outer membrane protein, with product MKLKYALFGLLAVASVTSCDLDEKFYSKVTPDNFFTAPENTYAVLGRPFTHLKYFMSNDRWYLQELTTDEMTCPFRTKGKDFYNNGEYVRLQEHTWTSVDRFIENSYIAPIQGVARSIASREDLANVDYVALGLTSQDKAWQLAQLDCLTAYYYMRALDFFGGVPVVYSTSDAVRGRSSDEETFNHIEQLIISSRPNLKIRKSINEAQDGFITQAGATVMLGMLYLNAEAYIGKDRFADAAKEFESVIRGDYGPYELDPTWSGPHGFDNDKSPEAIWNLMSEHSLMEWNWWYRYFFPQNAKTYFDVSFPASIYNGFILTPSRPTANGAIYTQWKLGNSYEKFNDADLRKKPYVYLGNKKYEGMFLVGKLTSPRTGQTVKGAKEFAGKDITRVDCVDVPGGTKSHEMEGQENSGVCLVKSPIPTDDDYDLLWNPDMPIYRLTEVYYALAECKWRAGDKKGAADLINEVRRRNFANGIDPDPVPDNFDIYRMADEWLIEFLGEGHRRTDLIRWGLWTTEDWWAHSATNDKNKCRFPLPDKYLAGNPLLVQNPGY from the coding sequence ATGAAACTGAAATATGCCTTATTCGGACTCCTTGCTGTTGCGTCCGTGACATCATGCGATCTTGATGAGAAATTTTACTCCAAGGTCACTCCAGATAACTTCTTCACCGCCCCGGAAAATACCTATGCGGTGCTCGGACGTCCGTTTACTCATCTGAAATACTTTATGTCCAACGACCGCTGGTATCTTCAGGAACTTACTACCGACGAGATGACCTGCCCCTTCCGTACAAAGGGCAAGGACTTCTACAACAACGGCGAGTATGTGCGCCTGCAGGAGCATACATGGACATCTGTCGACCGCTTTATTGAGAACTCTTATATCGCTCCAATTCAGGGTGTGGCCCGTTCGATAGCCTCACGAGAGGACCTTGCCAATGTCGACTATGTGGCACTCGGACTTACCAGTCAGGACAAGGCCTGGCAGCTTGCTCAGCTCGATTGTCTTACCGCATACTATTATATGCGTGCGTTAGATTTCTTTGGCGGGGTGCCTGTGGTATATTCTACTTCCGATGCAGTGCGCGGGCGCTCCTCTGATGAGGAGACGTTCAATCATATAGAGCAGCTCATTATTTCTTCACGGCCCAATCTAAAGATACGCAAATCAATCAATGAGGCTCAGGACGGATTTATCACTCAGGCCGGAGCTACTGTGATGCTCGGCATGCTGTATCTAAATGCCGAAGCATATATCGGCAAGGATCGCTTTGCCGACGCCGCCAAGGAGTTTGAGAGCGTGATACGAGGTGATTATGGTCCTTACGAGCTTGACCCAACGTGGTCTGGGCCTCATGGCTTTGATAATGACAAGTCGCCTGAAGCGATATGGAACCTGATGTCGGAACACTCGCTGATGGAGTGGAACTGGTGGTATCGCTACTTCTTTCCCCAAAACGCCAAGACATACTTCGATGTTTCTTTCCCTGCGTCAATATACAATGGTTTTATTCTTACACCGTCGCGACCTACTGCCAACGGTGCCATCTACACCCAGTGGAAACTCGGGAATAGTTATGAGAAGTTCAACGACGCAGACCTGCGCAAGAAACCATATGTATATCTTGGCAATAAAAAGTATGAAGGCATGTTCCTTGTCGGTAAGCTAACCAGTCCACGTACCGGTCAGACTGTCAAGGGTGCCAAGGAATTTGCAGGCAAGGATATCACACGTGTCGATTGTGTCGACGTTCCGGGAGGCACCAAGAGTCACGAGATGGAGGGGCAGGAAAACTCAGGTGTATGTCTCGTGAAGTCGCCTATTCCAACAGACGATGATTACGACCTGCTTTGGAATCCTGACATGCCAATCTATCGTCTTACCGAAGTATATTATGCGTTGGCCGAATGCAAGTGGCGTGCAGGCGATAAAAAAGGTGCCGCAGATCTCATCAACGAGGTGCGCAGACGCAACTTTGCAAATGGTATAGACCCCGATCCAGTGCCCGACAATTTTGACATATATCGTATGGCCGACGAGTGGCTTATTGAATTTCTTGGAGAGGGACACCGTCGTACCGATCTTATTCGTTGGGGACTTTGGACTACTGAGGACTGGTGGGCACACTCCGCTACCAACGATAAGAACAAATGTCGGTTTCCTCTTCCCGACAAGTACCTTGCAGGTAATCCACTCCTTGTTCAGAATCCCGGTTATTAA
- a CDS encoding BACON domain-containing protein — MNYMKKKVATSLAFMILWGGGITSCNTEDKAEEAVARLSIDTHEATLARNGRSPLDQDVKFRVIANKGYEITSEQDWLGVDKPTGHGLNDVLIVAKENESGALRTGTLLVRSGNLYEELVVTQTEQAPDPMRLFYHQDFEWCIPLAQPNSDPVGDQDTSGKKRQDVLADPIKSGWEATGLTIYNMQGKQVSAYISYIHFNNNFKKYHPEYKSYDAGVILPRLDLGTEKVNAVITVQICPEGSLKSGLDKVPFVVSIESGSGYVGATGSAKKSPVFTPPTVQLMWHTVEYVLRDISSDTRIALRTDGNTADYCRWMLNEISLKETKL; from the coding sequence ATGAATTACATGAAGAAGAAAGTCGCTACATCGCTGGCCTTCATGATTTTGTGGGGGGGGGGTATAACCTCCTGTAACACAGAGGATAAGGCTGAAGAAGCGGTGGCGCGTCTCAGCATTGACACTCATGAGGCCACACTTGCCCGCAACGGCAGGTCACCTCTCGACCAGGATGTCAAGTTCAGAGTGATAGCCAACAAGGGCTATGAAATAACATCAGAGCAGGATTGGCTCGGCGTCGACAAACCTACAGGGCACGGTCTGAACGACGTACTGATTGTTGCGAAAGAAAATGAAAGTGGTGCGCTGCGTACTGGCACTTTGCTTGTGCGTAGCGGTAATCTTTACGAGGAGCTTGTAGTGACTCAGACCGAGCAGGCTCCCGACCCAATGCGTTTGTTTTATCATCAGGATTTTGAATGGTGTATACCTCTTGCCCAACCTAATTCCGATCCGGTGGGAGATCAGGATACGAGCGGAAAAAAACGACAGGATGTACTTGCCGACCCAATAAAGTCAGGCTGGGAAGCCACTGGCCTTACAATATATAATATGCAGGGCAAACAGGTGTCGGCTTATATTAGTTACATACATTTCAATAATAATTTCAAGAAATACCATCCGGAGTATAAGTCGTACGATGCCGGTGTGATACTTCCACGCCTTGATTTGGGTACGGAAAAGGTTAATGCAGTCATTACTGTGCAGATTTGTCCGGAAGGTTCGCTTAAGAGTGGTCTCGACAAAGTACCATTCGTGGTGTCAATTGAAAGCGGCAGCGGCTATGTCGGTGCGACCGGAAGCGCAAAGAAGAGTCCGGTATTCACACCACCTACCGTGCAACTTATGTGGCATACTGTAGAATACGTGTTGCGAGATATATCCTCCGATACACGCATAGCATTGCGCACCGACGGTAATACTGCCGATTATTGCCGCTGGATGCTCAATGAGATTTCATTAAAGGAAACTAAACTCTGA
- a CDS encoding glycoside hydrolase family 31 protein, which translates to MRILYSLLLGTSVLGMSLPGFAAMPKDNPMVFGNARLSVITPTLLRLEFAKDGKFVDEPTLFAYDRTSMLPMDSIKITDLGDNRYEIVTSALTINYHDDGFPFSTSNLMVYYDLNGKRKKFTNRFLPKNNLGGTVETLDRVTREIPMDDGLLSRDGWYMIDDERTDLLTPDGWIRPRDTNTHIQDQYCFIYGNDYRSALASLGAISGRVPMTRKYIHGVWYCRYWDYTSDEFLDIIRGYDENDFPLDNIVFDMGWHTNDATLGTGHNGHLNWNGYTWNRELIPDPKALIDSVHARGVTVSLNDHPHDGIRPHEHNYAEFAAAMGAKDGEVPLFDLSDRRYMDNFFKYAHRPSEDMGVDFWWLDWQQNYLYPHVRGHHSTSLSWINELYYRDSQQGNRRGAGYSRWAGWGDHRHPIQFSGDAQANWEMLAFEVKLTACSGQGGCYYWAHDIGGFRGEPNPELSVRWTQFGALSAALRVHSTKDKRLDRRPWISGEKETKAMRRMYHMRSEMMPYIYSSVWQTHNTMVPLNRSMFIDYGDQKESFGQPQQFTFGDILLAAPISSPGTGANLTASQRVWFPAGEVWYDYFTHEMKQGGHTADISKPLDEFPLYVRGGWVLPMQPYTPRPASAPLDTLVMRVYPAAKDVDNTFTLYEDDGISLDYQKGVYATTPLRYIQSGNKAIVSVEPVEGGYPGLVKRRAYRLQLPAFQSGAKVKVNGKIVKPSYDDTVGCHVVSVPAMPLSRRITIEYDK; encoded by the coding sequence ATGAGAATCTTATATTCATTGCTTCTGGGGACATCCGTGTTAGGGATGTCACTGCCGGGGTTTGCTGCCATGCCGAAGGATAATCCGATGGTGTTCGGCAACGCTCGTCTTTCGGTGATTACGCCTACGCTTTTGCGTCTTGAGTTTGCCAAGGATGGCAAGTTTGTCGATGAGCCCACGCTGTTTGCCTACGACCGTACGAGCATGTTGCCTATGGATAGCATCAAGATTACTGACCTTGGCGATAACCGCTATGAGATTGTCACCTCGGCTCTGACAATAAACTATCACGACGACGGTTTTCCGTTCTCTACATCCAATCTGATGGTTTATTACGATCTCAACGGCAAACGCAAGAAATTTACCAACCGTTTTCTGCCCAAGAACAATCTTGGCGGTACGGTAGAGACACTTGACCGTGTGACGCGTGAGATACCGATGGACGACGGTCTGCTCAGCCGCGACGGATGGTATATGATTGACGATGAACGTACTGATCTCCTTACTCCCGACGGATGGATAAGGCCGCGCGATACCAACACACACATTCAGGACCAGTATTGCTTTATCTACGGCAATGACTACCGGAGCGCGCTCGCATCTCTCGGAGCAATAAGCGGACGTGTGCCGATGACCCGGAAGTATATCCATGGCGTGTGGTATTGTCGCTACTGGGACTATACATCCGATGAGTTTCTTGATATTATCCGTGGATATGACGAGAACGATTTCCCGCTTGACAACATAGTATTTGACATGGGCTGGCATACCAACGACGCTACGCTCGGCACCGGACATAACGGGCATCTTAATTGGAACGGCTATACATGGAACCGCGAACTTATACCCGACCCCAAGGCTCTTATCGACTCTGTGCATGCACGCGGGGTAACGGTGTCGCTCAACGACCATCCTCACGACGGTATACGTCCTCACGAACACAATTATGCGGAGTTTGCGGCTGCTATGGGGGCAAAGGATGGCGAGGTGCCGCTGTTTGATCTTTCTGACCGCAGATATATGGATAATTTCTTCAAGTACGCCCATCGTCCGAGCGAGGATATGGGGGTGGACTTCTGGTGGCTCGACTGGCAGCAGAATTATCTGTATCCCCACGTACGCGGACATCATTCTACTTCACTGTCATGGATCAACGAACTTTACTATCGCGACTCTCAGCAAGGAAACCGCCGCGGCGCGGGTTACAGTCGCTGGGCCGGGTGGGGCGACCACAGGCACCCGATTCAGTTCTCAGGCGATGCCCAGGCCAATTGGGAGATGCTTGCGTTTGAGGTAAAGCTAACGGCATGCAGCGGTCAGGGCGGCTGCTACTACTGGGCGCATGATATCGGTGGTTTCCGAGGCGAGCCAAATCCTGAATTAAGTGTGCGCTGGACTCAGTTTGGCGCTCTGTCGGCGGCTCTGCGTGTCCATTCCACCAAGGACAAACGTCTCGACCGGCGTCCGTGGATTTCAGGCGAGAAAGAGACAAAGGCCATGCGCCGTATGTATCATATGCGTTCGGAGATGATGCCTTATATATATTCGAGTGTATGGCAGACCCACAATACCATGGTGCCGCTAAATCGCTCGATGTTTATCGACTATGGCGACCAGAAGGAATCGTTCGGCCAGCCGCAGCAGTTTACATTTGGCGACATTCTGCTTGCCGCTCCGATATCGAGCCCCGGAACAGGCGCCAATCTTACTGCCTCGCAGCGGGTATGGTTCCCGGCCGGAGAGGTATGGTATGATTATTTCACACATGAAATGAAGCAGGGCGGACATACGGCCGATATCTCCAAGCCACTTGATGAGTTTCCGCTCTATGTGCGTGGTGGCTGGGTGCTTCCGATGCAGCCGTATACTCCGCGTCCGGCGTCGGCTCCTCTTGACACGCTTGTCATGCGCGTGTATCCCGCTGCTAAGGATGTCGACAATACATTTACGCTATATGAGGACGATGGCATCTCGCTTGACTATCAGAAAGGGGTATATGCCACGACTCCTTTGCGCTATATCCAGTCGGGCAATAAGGCAATAGTTTCGGTCGAACCTGTCGAGGGCGGTTATCCGGGACTCGTCAAACGTCGCGCCTATCGACTTCAGCTTCCGGCCTTTCAGTCCGGAGCAAAGGTCAAGGTCAACGGCAAGATAGTGAAGCCTTCGTATGACGACACTGTGGGCTGTCATGTCGTGTCGGTGCCTGCAATGCCATTGTCACGTCGTATTACTATAGAATATGATAAGTAG
- a CDS encoding calcineurin-like phosphoesterase C-terminal domain-containing protein encodes MKIMKYLALAFLAFSLLSCEDDKINYRQPGESVPIDIEREPGMNVVGRVTVDGRPRAGVVVSDGVNVVATNDKGEYQMQSLDRQHVFVSVPADCQVPVDGGFCKFYKTIDLSQDAAIQLNFDLASAPEKTDFTLLTLADVQIGTDTDISMLDDILANTGWKNYVASLTGNMIGISLGDICWNAPAHYSTYRNRIAQLGVPMLSVIGNHDHDKGGTGDITTDKNYRDAMGPTYYSLNIGDWHIVALDDVLYTSHSDYAATITDQQMAWLKEDLKYVDKSKSILIGLHIPTIRRNSSGHVTNNHELYDLVKDYHQVQILSGHLHNNQHYDIASNIRESSIGAVMGAWWNGMICNDGSPRGYALLNMSGSKVVNNKYYGCDTPEDYQIKIYLPAEATFRAGRVPGTIASPADAQPRIRDDETLLINVFYWHTDWTVDVQVDGGSWTPIHPVRNILDPRAVRELEYSNSWEQRPTSEPEKNCDHMFLYKPANKNWRTLNVRATDGYGNNYNASVNNE; translated from the coding sequence ATGAAAATCATGAAATATCTCGCATTAGCCTTTTTGGCTTTCTCATTGCTGTCGTGTGAAGATGACAAAATCAACTATCGTCAGCCTGGTGAGAGTGTGCCTATTGATATTGAACGCGAGCCCGGAATGAATGTAGTGGGCCGAGTGACAGTTGACGGACGTCCGCGTGCCGGAGTTGTGGTAAGTGATGGTGTAAATGTAGTCGCTACCAATGATAAAGGCGAATACCAGATGCAATCGCTTGACCGGCAGCATGTGTTTGTGTCGGTGCCGGCCGATTGCCAAGTTCCTGTAGATGGTGGTTTCTGCAAATTCTACAAGACAATCGACTTGAGTCAGGATGCCGCCATACAGCTCAATTTCGACTTGGCATCTGCTCCGGAAAAGACTGACTTCACTCTCCTTACTCTTGCCGATGTACAGATTGGAACAGATACTGATATAAGCATGCTTGATGACATCTTGGCCAATACTGGTTGGAAAAATTATGTAGCCTCACTTACCGGTAATATGATTGGAATATCTCTTGGCGATATCTGTTGGAACGCTCCCGCTCACTATAGTACTTATCGCAACCGTATCGCCCAACTTGGTGTGCCAATGCTATCTGTTATAGGTAATCATGACCACGACAAGGGTGGTACAGGAGATATTACTACTGATAAGAATTACCGCGATGCCATGGGGCCTACATACTATTCGCTTAATATCGGTGACTGGCATATTGTTGCTCTGGATGATGTCCTTTATACATCCCACAGTGACTATGCTGCAACTATTACAGACCAGCAGATGGCTTGGCTTAAAGAGGATTTAAAGTATGTGGACAAATCCAAGTCTATACTTATCGGACTTCATATTCCGACTATACGCAGGAATTCTTCAGGTCATGTCACCAATAATCATGAACTATATGATTTGGTTAAAGATTACCATCAGGTACAGATTCTTTCCGGGCATCTTCATAATAATCAGCATTATGATATCGCTTCCAATATTCGGGAGTCATCGATTGGCGCTGTTATGGGAGCATGGTGGAACGGCATGATATGCAATGATGGAAGTCCTCGTGGATATGCTCTGCTCAATATGAGCGGTAGCAAGGTGGTAAATAACAAATATTACGGATGTGATACACCTGAAGACTATCAGATTAAGATTTATCTTCCCGCTGAAGCTACGTTCAGAGCAGGTCGTGTGCCCGGTACTATTGCGTCTCCCGCCGATGCGCAACCTCGTATACGGGATGATGAAACATTGCTTATCAATGTGTTTTATTGGCATACCGATTGGACAGTTGATGTACAGGTCGATGGTGGCTCTTGGACTCCGATTCATCCGGTGCGCAATATTCTTGACCCGCGTGCTGTACGCGAACTTGAGTATAGCAACTCTTGGGAACAACGTCCGACATCCGAGCCTGAAAAGAATTGTGACCACATGTTCCTATATAAGCCTGCCAATAAAAACTGGCGGACTCTTAATGTGCGTGCTACTGATGGCTATGGCAACAATTACAATGCATCTGTTAACAATGAGTAG
- a CDS encoding SusC/RagA family TonB-linked outer membrane protein translates to MKSIYRNMALCGRAMIMLLMLVLSIGAMNASAQVTGTVVDPEGEPLTGATIMVVGTSVGTSADFDGNFSINAKSGQSLRVSSVGYETTVVKVDSENHIDIVLKENSTVLQDVVVVGYGTMEKKRVTSSITSIKGDNLISGLGGSTIATALQGKVSGLTISGSASPNASNGYQLRGVASVNAGKGPLVVIDGVPGGDLRIINQEDIESIDVLKDASAGAIYGTRAAAGVILVTTKRAKEGKTQVTYSMELSTESVRKHLDLLSSQEYTEYGLGQDYGYDTDWYKQLTNDHPFSQRHSLAINGGTKNLQLYSSFVYSDQKGIVIGDGRKDYSARLNGRYTMWDGRVEIGVRTQFREADRDNRTGSYSFQQALTLNPTIPMMNPEAPAKYNVSGYGLGSTTWNPVADIMLKKFDGKDKWFLGDATLKVTILDGLWIQGTMGIDQRQYQKYEYYNFEHRNSVTGNKRGKASHSFSKTDNKSFEAYATFMRDFNRKHRFDAVVGWSFWETNGEAFSMSNANFSVDGLGPWDMSAGTDLKDGEADMSSSKDPRERLISVFGRANYSFDDRYMFTASYRREGSSKFGPRNRWGDFWSVSGGWRISREKFMENLTWINDLKLRVGYGITGNNDFGAGYTVRMYSVGTEGMWAVNGIWQNAYGTTINMNPDLKWEQKKELNVGIDYSFLNNRIYGKFDIYHRRVDDMLYQVPAPVLPMVHSVLMTNVGSLTNNGWEFEISGDIFAMNDFSWTSTLRMSHNTSKIDNLGTEDAVVLGDAFPASMGNASRIVNGSRIGEFWLFKHAGLDSDGKWLIYDKNNNIVPGTAENLNNDNKHYVGNGVPTLIMSMDNNFRYRNFDLGISLRSWIDYDVFSQLNLYHGIKQSSAENLLKIAYTDNAAINDKRILSDYFLSDGTFLKIDALTFGYTLNLSKYNKYLSKVRAYVTARDLYTWTKYKGYNPEVSINGLFPGFEYVVSTYTMYPQTTRWTLGLQLTF, encoded by the coding sequence ATGAAATCAATATATCGAAATATGGCCTTATGCGGTCGCGCCATGATAATGCTGCTTATGCTCGTCTTGTCAATTGGTGCTATGAACGCCTCCGCACAAGTCACCGGTACTGTTGTCGACCCTGAAGGAGAACCTCTGACGGGAGCCACTATAATGGTAGTAGGCACATCTGTCGGCACATCGGCCGACTTCGATGGCAATTTCTCAATTAATGCAAAGTCCGGGCAGTCGCTTCGTGTAAGTTCAGTAGGATATGAGACTACCGTCGTAAAGGTTGATTCTGAGAATCATATTGACATTGTGCTTAAGGAGAATTCTACAGTGCTTCAGGATGTCGTGGTCGTGGGCTATGGCACAATGGAAAAGAAGCGCGTAACCTCATCGATTACCTCAATCAAAGGTGATAATCTTATCAGTGGTCTCGGCGGATCTACTATTGCTACCGCCCTTCAGGGCAAGGTGAGCGGTCTTACAATCTCCGGCAGTGCCTCGCCCAATGCCTCCAACGGCTATCAGCTGCGTGGAGTTGCTTCGGTCAATGCCGGGAAAGGCCCCCTTGTGGTAATAGATGGTGTGCCCGGTGGTGACTTGCGAATCATCAATCAGGAAGATATCGAGAGCATTGATGTTCTAAAGGACGCCTCGGCAGGTGCAATCTATGGTACACGTGCTGCAGCGGGTGTGATTCTCGTTACCACAAAACGTGCTAAGGAGGGCAAGACCCAGGTAACTTACTCTATGGAGCTCTCTACTGAGAGTGTGCGCAAGCATCTCGACCTGCTTTCCTCGCAGGAGTATACCGAGTATGGACTTGGACAGGACTATGGATATGATACCGATTGGTATAAACAACTAACCAACGACCATCCATTCTCACAGCGCCATTCGCTTGCCATAAATGGCGGAACAAAGAATCTCCAGCTCTATTCGTCATTTGTTTACTCTGATCAAAAAGGTATTGTGATTGGTGATGGCCGCAAGGATTATTCGGCTCGACTCAACGGGCGTTATACGATGTGGGATGGCAGGGTCGAAATAGGTGTCCGCACTCAGTTCCGCGAGGCTGATCGCGACAACCGCACGGGCAGTTATTCGTTTCAGCAGGCGCTAACACTCAATCCGACAATTCCGATGATGAATCCCGAGGCTCCGGCTAAGTACAATGTCAGCGGCTATGGCCTTGGTAGCACTACCTGGAATCCTGTTGCCGACATCATGCTCAAGAAATTTGACGGCAAGGACAAGTGGTTTCTCGGAGATGCCACACTGAAAGTCACCATCCTTGATGGCCTGTGGATTCAAGGCACAATGGGTATTGACCAGCGTCAGTATCAGAAGTATGAATACTACAACTTCGAACACCGTAACAGTGTTACCGGTAACAAGCGTGGAAAGGCAAGCCACTCGTTCAGCAAGACCGACAACAAGTCATTTGAAGCATATGCGACATTCATGCGCGACTTTAACCGGAAGCACCGGTTCGATGCTGTTGTCGGATGGAGCTTCTGGGAGACCAATGGCGAAGCATTCAGTATGAGTAACGCTAACTTCTCGGTCGATGGATTGGGACCATGGGACATGAGTGCCGGTACCGACCTCAAGGACGGGGAGGCCGATATGTCATCAAGCAAGGATCCGCGTGAGCGTCTCATCTCTGTATTCGGAAGAGCAAACTATTCGTTTGATGACAGATACATGTTTACGGCAAGCTATCGTAGAGAAGGTTCCTCGAAGTTCGGGCCGCGCAACAGATGGGGCGATTTTTGGTCGGTGTCAGGGGGATGGCGTATCTCGCGCGAGAAGTTCATGGAAAATCTGACTTGGATTAACGACCTGAAGTTACGCGTTGGCTATGGAATTACAGGCAACAACGACTTCGGTGCCGGATACACCGTGCGTATGTATTCTGTAGGTACTGAGGGCATGTGGGCTGTAAATGGTATCTGGCAGAACGCTTATGGTACAACAATCAACATGAACCCAGACTTGAAGTGGGAGCAGAAGAAAGAGCTAAACGTCGGTATAGACTATTCGTTTCTTAATAACAGGATTTATGGCAAGTTTGACATTTATCACCGTCGTGTCGATGACATGCTCTACCAGGTGCCCGCTCCTGTGCTTCCCATGGTACATTCCGTGCTGATGACCAACGTTGGCTCGCTTACCAACAACGGATGGGAATTTGAGATTTCTGGCGATATTTTCGCTATGAATGATTTCTCCTGGACATCCACATTGCGCATGAGCCACAACACCTCGAAAATAGACAATCTTGGCACTGAGGATGCTGTGGTGCTCGGCGATGCATTTCCGGCATCCATGGGCAATGCATCACGTATCGTCAATGGTTCGAGAATAGGCGAGTTCTGGCTTTTCAAGCATGCTGGTCTTGACTCCGATGGCAAATGGCTCATCTACGACAAGAATAACAACATTGTACCGGGTACCGCCGAGAATCTCAACAACGACAACAAGCATTATGTAGGCAATGGTGTGCCTACACTTATCATGTCGATGGACAACAATTTTCGTTATCGTAACTTCGACCTTGGCATTTCGCTCCGCTCATGGATTGACTATGATGTATTCTCTCAGCTAAATCTCTATCATGGCATCAAGCAGTCATCGGCAGAAAATCTTCTCAAAATTGCCTATACCGACAATGCAGCCATCAACGACAAGCGTATTCTCAGCGACTACTTCCTGAGCGATGGAACATTCCTGAAGATTGACGCGCTTACTTTTGGCTACACACTCAATCTGTCCAAGTACAACAAGTATCTGAGCAAAGTGCGTGCCTACGTTACGGCACGTGACCTTTACACATGGACCAAATACAAAGGCTATAATCCGGAAGTCAGTATCAACGGTCTCTTCCCGGGTTTTGAGTATGTTGTGAGCACCTATACCATGTATCCTCAGACTACACGCTGGACTCTGGGACTTCAGCTTACTTTCTAA